The Streptomyces sp. HUAS CB01 genome has a segment encoding these proteins:
- a CDS encoding SWF or SNF family helicase produces MTDDAYEDERTFVALPPARGRGFAGTWWGRAWVKALEDSALDTEQLKKGRRQARDGAVGAVSVRPGRITAVVRDRDGTGHRSDVLLQELTDDAWERFLDTAVDRAGHIAALLDRDMPPHLVEDAAEAGVELLPGIGDLEPECTCDAWDLCPHTAALCYQVARLLDEDPFVLLLLRGRGERRLLDALQVRSAARAEPSAPESAGVSEASGAAGTAGVPAAEAFAAAGVPSAPPAAPPLPDAPGLPPSLDTETGAPEGIDPAALEFLAADAAVRARRMLAEALSTRPAGQGRGQSVAAGLAEGLTTGLTTGQDAVRLAATARDALPPAVADRLVAGSGRSRPGFRLAVRAWRFGGAAGLAVLDGEPVPDDVLARATSRLRLTADWDEDERPSLRAAGNGRWTAGPGTQLRVGADGYWWVFTRAAGAPWSPAGPPAPDPASALASFRTADVQGLSGGSFDGFGPGSSSPSGDGEA; encoded by the coding sequence ATGACGGACGACGCGTACGAGGACGAACGGACGTTCGTCGCCCTGCCGCCCGCGCGGGGCCGGGGCTTCGCCGGTACCTGGTGGGGCCGGGCCTGGGTGAAGGCCCTGGAGGACAGCGCCCTGGACACGGAGCAGCTGAAGAAGGGACGCCGGCAGGCACGGGACGGCGCGGTCGGGGCCGTGTCCGTCCGGCCCGGGCGGATCACGGCGGTGGTCAGGGACCGCGACGGCACCGGTCACCGCAGCGATGTGCTGCTGCAGGAGCTGACCGACGACGCCTGGGAGCGGTTCCTGGACACGGCCGTGGACCGCGCGGGTCACATCGCGGCGCTCCTGGACCGGGACATGCCCCCGCACCTGGTGGAGGACGCGGCGGAGGCGGGCGTCGAACTGCTCCCGGGCATCGGCGACCTGGAGCCCGAGTGCACGTGCGACGCCTGGGACCTGTGCCCGCACACCGCGGCCCTCTGCTACCAGGTGGCACGGCTGCTGGACGAGGACCCGTTCGTCCTGCTGCTGTTGCGGGGACGCGGTGAGCGCCGGCTGCTCGACGCGCTGCAGGTGCGGAGCGCGGCCCGGGCGGAGCCGTCCGCGCCGGAGTCCGCCGGGGTGTCCGAAGCCTCCGGGGCGGCCGGAACCGCGGGAGTACCTGCGGCCGAGGCGTTCGCGGCGGCGGGCGTCCCGTCGGCACCGCCGGCCGCGCCGCCCCTGCCGGACGCGCCGGGCCTGCCGCCGTCGCTGGACACCGAGACGGGTGCGCCGGAGGGAATCGACCCGGCCGCACTGGAGTTCCTGGCCGCGGACGCGGCGGTACGGGCGCGGCGGATGCTGGCGGAGGCGCTGTCCACGCGACCGGCGGGGCAGGGCCGCGGACAGAGCGTCGCAGCCGGTCTCGCGGAGGGACTCACGACCGGGCTCACGACGGGTCAGGACGCGGTGCGCCTTGCCGCGACGGCACGCGACGCGCTCCCGCCGGCCGTCGCCGACCGGCTCGTCGCGGGCTCCGGCCGGAGCCGTCCCGGCTTCCGACTCGCGGTTCGGGCCTGGCGGTTCGGGGGCGCGGCGGGCCTGGCCGTACTGGACGGCGAGCCCGTCCCGGACGACGTCCTCGCGCGTGCGACGTCCCGCCTGCGGCTCACCGCGGACTGGGACGAGGACGAGCGCCCCTCGCTGCGCGCGGCGGGGAACGGGCGGTGGACCGCGGGGCCTGGGACGCAACTTCGTGTCGGGGCGGACGGGTACTGGTGGGTCTTCACCCGTGCCGCCGGCGCACCCTGGTCCCCCGCGGGCCCGCCGGCCCCGGACCCGGCCTCGGCACTGGCCTCCTTCCGCACCGCGGACGTCCAGGGCCTGTCCGGCGGCTCCTTCGACGGGTTCGGGCCGGGGTCGTCGAGCCCGTCGGGGGACGGGGAGGCCTGA
- a CDS encoding aldo/keto reductase: MPPTGTRPKPRPPTGPGSRGPSGRRRPGSPADRAAGASYARGAATTVSAGVRPCGRRSQSGCRSPARRLDERRVDAWRVSRAATLADLRNWAPVAGIQVEYSLVERTTDRELLPMAEALGLGAALWPPLGGGLLTGKYRRGTDGRLSDLRTLVHTESSDQKTAVVDTVLAVAEETGASPAQVSVARLRERAARATTSYVPIIGPRNTAQLEDYLGALEVASPRTSTTASPR; this comes from the coding sequence ATCCCCCCGACCGGCACAAGGCCGAAACCCCGACCCCCGACCGGACCGGGGTCGAGGGGTCCCTCTGGCCGGCGACGGCCGGGCTCGCCCGCCGACCGCGCCGCGGGGGCGTCGTACGCCCGCGGGGCGGCGACCACGGTCAGCGCGGGCGTCCGCCCGTGCGGTCGCCGGTCTCAGTCGGGCTGCCGCTCCCCGGCGCGCCGGCTCGACGAGCGCCGCGTCGACGCCTGGCGCGTCTCCCGCGCCGCGACGCTCGCGGACCTGAGGAACTGGGCCCCGGTCGCCGGCATCCAGGTCGAGTACAGCCTGGTCGAGCGCACCACCGACCGAGAACTGCTGCCGATGGCCGAGGCACTGGGCCTGGGTGCCGCCCTGTGGCCGCCCCTGGGCGGCGGACTGCTCACCGGCAAGTACCGGCGGGGCACCGACGGCCGTCTCAGCGACCTCAGGACGCTCGTCCACACCGAGTCCAGCGACCAGAAGACGGCGGTCGTCGACACGGTCCTCGCGGTCGCGGAGGAGACGGGCGCCTCCCCCGCACAGGTCTCGGTCGCCCGGCTGAGGGAGCGGGCCGCCCGCGCCACGACGTCGTACGTCCCGATCATCGGGCCCCGGAACACGGCGCAGCTGGAGGACTACCTCGGCGCCCTCGAGGTGGCCTCACCGAGGACCAGCACAACCGCCTCACCGAGGTGA
- a CDS encoding GNAT family N-acetyltransferase, whose amino-acid sequence MLKGSKVGLRARHEDDIPILRAELYDDVVNASRAEGRPWRPITPGSNDSRLVVDDEEHGHVPFSVVELGGGTLVGTATLWGIDNHNRSAHVGLGLLPSARGKGYGTDVVAVLCHYGFVVRGMRRLQIETLSDNAAMLRSAERNGFVREGVLRSSAWVMGEFLDEVLLGLLVEDWKPDSQDQPRI is encoded by the coding sequence ATGCTAAAGGGCAGCAAGGTCGGGCTCAGGGCCCGGCACGAGGACGACATCCCGATCCTGCGGGCCGAGCTCTACGACGACGTGGTCAACGCCTCGCGGGCCGAAGGCCGGCCGTGGCGGCCGATCACACCGGGCTCGAACGATTCGCGGCTCGTGGTGGACGACGAGGAGCACGGCCACGTCCCGTTCTCCGTGGTGGAGTTGGGTGGCGGCACACTGGTCGGCACCGCGACGCTGTGGGGCATCGACAACCACAACCGGTCCGCGCACGTCGGCCTCGGACTGCTGCCGTCCGCCCGCGGGAAGGGGTACGGCACCGACGTGGTCGCGGTGCTGTGCCACTACGGTTTCGTCGTGCGCGGCATGCGGCGGCTGCAGATCGAGACGCTGTCGGACAACGCCGCGATGCTGCGTTCGGCCGAGCGCAACGGCTTCGTCCGTGAGGGCGTGCTGCGCTCCTCGGCCTGGGTGATGGGCGAGTTCCTCGACGAGGTGCTGCTCGGACTCCTCGTGGAGGACTGGAAGCCGGACTCGCAGGATCAGCCCCGGATCTGA
- a CDS encoding GNAT family N-acetyltransferase: MSSRTSPISQPITIRRAVARDAKRLTRLVRGSGAYEGKYAAAVAGYRVGPDYIEAHRTFVAVAADEHGGRVLGFYSLVLAPPELDLLFVADEAQGRGIGRLLVAHMQSEARAAGLDRLKVVSHLPAEDFYHRVGAVRTGTAFANPPAVPWDRPEFEFRIPSE; this comes from the coding sequence ATGAGTTCACGCACATCCCCGATCAGCCAGCCGATCACGATACGGAGGGCCGTCGCGCGGGATGCCAAACGGCTCACGCGGCTTGTGCGCGGCTCAGGCGCCTACGAGGGTAAGTACGCAGCCGCAGTGGCGGGCTACCGGGTCGGTCCCGATTACATCGAGGCCCACCGCACCTTTGTGGCCGTCGCGGCCGACGAGCATGGAGGCCGGGTCCTCGGGTTCTACTCGCTCGTCCTCGCTCCACCGGAGCTCGACCTGCTTTTCGTCGCCGACGAAGCGCAAGGACGGGGTATTGGACGGCTGCTCGTGGCGCACATGCAGTCCGAGGCCCGTGCCGCCGGGCTCGACCGACTCAAGGTCGTGTCGCATCTTCCCGCCGAGGACTTCTACCACCGTGTTGGTGCGGTGCGGACCGGGACCGCGTTCGCGAACCCACCCGCCGTGCCGTGGGACCGTCCCGAATTCGAGTTTCGCATTCCTTCGGAATGA
- a CDS encoding GAF domain-containing protein has protein sequence MTDPWVALEPGGDAGRRVGVLRRAYEQFTTAGRMEADVRPVVAESWRRSARARVAPEGRASVELGDDELALYRDGHPLSRVMPVIRELMGAYAVDGEHLVAVCDAHARLLWVEGHRGARERARRMNFVEGARWAEAVAGTNAPGTALTVDRPVQVFAAEHFQRPVQDWTCAAAPVHDPHSGRLLGAVDITGGNRLAHPHSLAFVGAVARAAESQLALLSPRPLGDTAQLTALGRDEALLVVAGRKIRLSRRHSEIVVILAHRPEGLSGDELLLELYEDEHVTPVTLRAELSRLRALLGPGLLRSRPYRVAVPVDADFGTVGRRLASGAVAAALGEYTGPLLPGSRAPGVARLRERLRDQLRTALIARGDPGLLADWAYSPWGEDDLAVWRALAAALPEDRRPAAQARARALDREYGDGARAHLGDPG, from the coding sequence TTGACGGACCCATGGGTGGCTCTGGAGCCCGGGGGCGACGCCGGGCGGCGTGTCGGTGTGCTGCGGCGGGCGTACGAGCAGTTCACGACGGCGGGCCGGATGGAGGCGGACGTGCGGCCGGTCGTGGCCGAGTCGTGGCGGCGGTCCGCGCGGGCGAGGGTCGCCCCGGAGGGCCGGGCGAGTGTCGAACTCGGCGACGACGAACTGGCGCTGTACCGGGACGGGCATCCGCTGTCGCGCGTGATGCCGGTGATCCGGGAGCTCATGGGTGCCTACGCCGTCGACGGCGAGCACCTGGTCGCGGTGTGCGACGCGCACGCGCGGCTGCTGTGGGTGGAGGGCCACCGCGGGGCGCGGGAGCGGGCCCGGCGGATGAACTTCGTGGAGGGCGCGCGCTGGGCCGAGGCGGTGGCGGGGACGAACGCGCCCGGCACGGCGCTCACGGTCGACCGGCCGGTGCAGGTGTTCGCGGCGGAGCACTTCCAGCGCCCGGTGCAGGACTGGACGTGCGCCGCGGCCCCGGTCCACGACCCGCACAGCGGCCGCCTCCTGGGCGCGGTGGACATCACCGGCGGGAACCGGCTGGCGCACCCCCACAGCCTGGCGTTCGTCGGGGCGGTGGCACGGGCCGCCGAGTCGCAGCTGGCGCTGCTGTCGCCGAGGCCCCTCGGCGACACGGCGCAGCTGACCGCGCTGGGACGGGACGAGGCGCTGCTGGTCGTGGCGGGCCGCAAGATCCGTCTGAGCCGTCGGCACAGCGAGATCGTGGTGATCCTCGCCCACCGTCCCGAGGGCCTGAGCGGCGACGAACTGCTGCTGGAGCTGTACGAGGACGAGCACGTCACCCCGGTCACGCTGCGGGCCGAGCTGTCCCGGCTGCGTGCGCTGCTGGGCCCCGGGCTGCTGCGGTCGCGTCCGTACCGGGTGGCCGTTCCGGTCGACGCGGACTTCGGCACGGTGGGAAGACGGCTCGCCTCGGGGGCGGTCGCGGCGGCGCTGGGGGAGTACACCGGGCCGCTCCTGCCCGGCTCCCGGGCGCCCGGGGTGGCGCGCCTGCGCGAACGGCTGCGGGACCAGCTGCGCACCGCCCTGATCGCGCGCGGCGACCCGGGGCTGCTGGCGGACTGGGCGTACAGCCCGTGGGGCGAGGACGACCTCGCCGTCTGGCGGGCGCTGGCCGCCGCCCTCCCCGAGGACCGGCGCCCCGCGGCGCAGGCACGGGCCCGCGCCCTCGACCGGGAGTACGGGGACGGGGCGCGGGCGCACCTCGGGGACCCGGGGTGA
- the exaC gene encoding acetaldehyde dehydrogenase ExaC has translation MTRYAAPGTEGAIVTYASRYDHWIGGESVPPARGQYFENPSPVNGKAFTEVARGTAEDVERALDAAHAAAPGWGRTAPDARANILLRIADRMETHLEELAVAETWENGKPVRETLAADIPLAIDHFRYFAGVLRAQEGSLSELDDNTVAYHFHEPLGVVAQIIPWNFPILMAVWKLAPALAAGNAVVLKPAEQTPASIHYWMGLVADLLPPGVVNIVNGFGVEAGKPLASSPRVAKVAFTGETTTGRLIMQYAAENIKPVTLELGGKSPNIFFDDIWSADDELRDKALEGFTMFALNQGEVCTCPSRALIQRGHYSEFLEAGIARTEAIVPGHPLDTDTMIGAQASNDQLQKILSYLDIGQQEGAKILTGGQRIEYDGELAGGYYVQPTIFEGDNRIRVFQEEIFGPVVAVTSFADFDDAIKTANDTLYGLGAGVWTRDVNQAYRAGRAIQAGRVWTNCYHAYPAHAAFGGYKQSGIGRETHKMMLDHYQQTKNILCSYSPQKLGFF, from the coding sequence ATGACCCGTTACGCCGCGCCCGGCACCGAGGGTGCGATCGTCACGTACGCGTCCCGCTACGACCACTGGATCGGCGGCGAGTCCGTACCGCCCGCCCGTGGCCAGTACTTCGAGAACCCGAGCCCCGTCAACGGGAAGGCATTCACCGAAGTCGCCCGCGGCACGGCCGAGGACGTCGAGCGCGCGCTGGACGCGGCCCACGCGGCGGCGCCCGGCTGGGGGCGCACCGCGCCGGACGCCCGGGCCAACATCCTGCTGAGGATCGCCGACCGGATGGAGACCCATCTGGAGGAGCTCGCCGTCGCGGAGACCTGGGAGAACGGCAAGCCGGTCCGGGAGACCCTGGCCGCCGACATCCCGCTGGCCATCGACCACTTCCGGTACTTCGCCGGTGTGCTGCGCGCCCAGGAGGGTTCGCTCAGCGAACTCGACGACAACACGGTCGCGTACCACTTCCACGAGCCCCTCGGGGTCGTCGCGCAGATCATCCCGTGGAACTTCCCCATCCTGATGGCCGTCTGGAAGCTCGCCCCCGCCCTGGCCGCGGGCAACGCGGTGGTGCTCAAGCCCGCGGAGCAGACGCCCGCGTCCATCCACTACTGGATGGGGCTCGTCGCCGATCTGCTGCCGCCGGGAGTCGTGAACATCGTCAACGGCTTCGGCGTCGAGGCGGGCAAGCCCCTCGCGTCGAGCCCCCGGGTGGCGAAGGTCGCCTTCACCGGCGAGACCACGACAGGCCGGCTGATCATGCAGTACGCGGCGGAGAACATCAAGCCCGTCACGCTGGAGCTGGGCGGCAAGTCGCCGAACATCTTCTTCGACGACATCTGGTCGGCCGACGACGAGCTGAGGGACAAGGCGCTGGAGGGCTTCACCATGTTCGCCCTCAACCAGGGCGAGGTGTGCACCTGTCCGTCGCGTGCACTGATCCAGCGCGGCCACTACAGCGAGTTCCTGGAGGCCGGCATCGCCCGCACCGAGGCGATCGTCCCGGGCCACCCTCTCGACACGGACACGATGATCGGCGCACAGGCCTCCAACGACCAGCTGCAGAAGATCCTGTCGTACCTGGACATCGGCCAACAGGAAGGCGCGAAGATCCTCACGGGCGGCCAGCGCATCGAGTACGACGGTGAGCTGGCGGGCGGCTACTACGTCCAGCCGACGATCTTCGAGGGCGACAACCGGATTCGGGTCTTCCAGGAGGAGATCTTCGGCCCGGTCGTCGCGGTGACCTCGTTCGCCGACTTCGACGACGCCATCAAGACGGCGAACGACACGCTCTACGGTCTCGGTGCCGGTGTCTGGACGCGGGACGTCAACCAGGCCTACCGCGCCGGGCGCGCGATCCAGGCCGGCCGGGTCTGGACGAACTGCTACCACGCCTACCCCGCGCACGCGGCCTTCGGCGGCTACAAGCAGTCCGGTATCGGCCGGGAGACGCACAAGATGATGCTGGACCACTACCAGCAGACGAAGAACATTCTTTGTTCCTACAGCCCTCAGAAGCTTGGCTTCTTCTAG
- a CDS encoding DUF1062 domain-containing protein, translating into MLNTWVVVPTCLPLVLRRCHGCTSGRFRANGKFRVNANHKLIDAWLLALCTACGETTKLTVLERRNVRSVRPELLDRLHDNDLGLAAELLQDAVMRRGNRIALDWDDAWRLDTGGSDHLDREVIDVSVRFAARIPVRPVRLIAEGFGVSRAEVERLITEGNLVSAVRLSGRLTGDFGFTLKR; encoded by the coding sequence GTGCTCAACACCTGGGTCGTCGTACCCACCTGCCTGCCGCTCGTCCTCCGCCGTTGCCACGGGTGCACGTCCGGGCGTTTCCGGGCGAACGGCAAATTCCGCGTCAACGCCAACCACAAGCTGATCGACGCCTGGCTCCTCGCGCTCTGCACCGCGTGCGGGGAAACCACGAAGCTCACGGTCCTGGAGCGGAGGAACGTGCGCTCCGTACGACCGGAACTGCTCGACCGGCTGCATGACAACGACCTCGGCCTGGCAGCCGAGTTGCTCCAGGATGCGGTCATGCGGCGCGGCAATCGCATCGCCCTCGACTGGGACGACGCGTGGCGCCTCGACACCGGCGGATCGGATCACCTGGACCGTGAGGTGATCGACGTCTCGGTCCGCTTCGCGGCGCGGATCCCCGTCCGGCCGGTGCGGCTGATCGCCGAAGGCTTCGGCGTTTCGCGGGCCGAGGTCGAAAGGCTGATCACGGAGGGGAACCTCGTCTCCGCGGTCCGGCTGAGCGGCAGGCTCACCGGCGACTTCGGCTTTACGCTCAAGCGCTGA
- a CDS encoding VanW family protein, producing MARGTRAAGNRRFVLPVAGGAVVLAAGGLYAAGLAAGDVPDGTRVRGVDIGGMSRPEAQRTLDRELTGTFAAPLTLRIGDRVERAEPAALGLSVDTSATAGRAVNDSLDPVSVIGRLFTAENRDIEPVIRVDDRKNRAAVDRMASAAERKVRDGAISFEDGQAAAVAPVIGTSLVRDRAPDALREGYLRADRSPVVMPVKRTPPHIGRAETDRAMNDFAQPAMSGPVTLTLDGRSVTVGPSALGRHLTMKPAADGRLAPALDSQGLLNDPEVAGQVREAAQGPRNAVLGLEGDRVVVTQEARVGHEIEEQAFGNAVLPLLTREGAARTGEIPAKTVQPEFTGESARRLGIKEKVSSFTVNFPTAPYRVTNIARAVERIDGSVVLPGKEWSFNRTVGERTKENGFVDGIMINDGQYVKSPGGGVSAVATTMFNAVFFAGVKPVEYGAHSFYIERYPEGREATVAWGTLDLRWLNDSGNALYVKAESTDTSVTITFLGTKKYDEVRATKGPRTNVKEPGIRKGSGQECEVQTPLEGFDVAVGRHFVKNGREVGRENFTTHYTPRDEVVCTPQEQAPGAGEQEAKPAAEAADATEAH from the coding sequence ATGGCACGCGGAACCCGCGCAGCGGGCAACCGGCGGTTCGTTCTGCCCGTCGCGGGCGGGGCGGTCGTCCTCGCCGCAGGCGGTCTGTACGCGGCGGGGCTGGCGGCCGGGGACGTCCCCGACGGCACCCGGGTGCGCGGAGTCGACATAGGCGGGATGAGCCGGCCGGAGGCACAGCGGACCCTGGACCGGGAGCTCACGGGCACCTTCGCCGCTCCGCTCACGCTCCGGATCGGGGACCGGGTCGAGAGGGCCGAGCCCGCCGCGCTCGGCCTGTCCGTCGACACGTCGGCGACCGCCGGCCGTGCCGTGAACGACTCGCTCGACCCCGTCAGCGTCATCGGAAGGCTCTTCACCGCGGAGAACCGCGACATCGAGCCCGTGATACGCGTGGACGACCGGAAGAACCGGGCCGCCGTCGACCGCATGGCGTCGGCCGCGGAGCGGAAGGTGCGCGACGGCGCCATATCGTTCGAGGACGGCCAGGCGGCGGCCGTCGCACCGGTCATCGGTACGTCCCTGGTGAGGGACCGCGCCCCGGACGCCCTCCGGGAGGGCTACCTGCGCGCGGACCGGTCGCCCGTCGTGATGCCGGTGAAGCGGACGCCTCCGCACATAGGCCGCGCCGAGACCGACCGGGCCATGAACGACTTCGCCCAGCCCGCGATGTCCGGTCCCGTCACGCTCACCCTCGACGGACGGTCCGTGACCGTCGGTCCCTCGGCCCTCGGCCGGCATCTGACCATGAAGCCGGCTGCCGACGGCCGGCTCGCCCCGGCCCTGGACTCGCAGGGGCTGCTCAACGACCCCGAGGTCGCCGGCCAGGTGCGCGAGGCCGCGCAGGGACCGCGGAACGCGGTCCTCGGGCTCGAAGGGGACCGGGTCGTGGTGACCCAAGAGGCCCGGGTCGGCCACGAGATCGAGGAGCAGGCCTTCGGCAACGCCGTGCTTCCCCTGCTGACCCGCGAAGGCGCGGCCCGCACCGGGGAGATACCGGCGAAGACCGTCCAGCCGGAGTTCACCGGCGAGTCGGCACGGCGCCTGGGCATCAAGGAGAAGGTCTCCTCGTTCACCGTCAACTTCCCCACCGCTCCCTACCGGGTCACCAACATCGCCCGCGCCGTGGAGCGCATCGACGGCTCCGTCGTCCTGCCGGGCAAGGAGTGGAGCTTCAACCGGACGGTCGGTGAACGCACCAAGGAGAACGGCTTCGTCGACGGCATCATGATCAACGACGGCCAGTACGTGAAGTCGCCGGGCGGGGGCGTCTCCGCCGTCGCGACGACGATGTTCAACGCCGTGTTCTTCGCGGGCGTCAAGCCGGTGGAGTACGGGGCCCACTCGTTCTACATCGAACGCTACCCGGAGGGCCGCGAGGCCACGGTGGCCTGGGGCACGCTCGACCTGCGCTGGCTCAACGACTCCGGCAACGCGCTCTATGTGAAGGCCGAGTCCACGGACACCTCGGTCACCATCACGTTCCTCGGCACGAAGAAGTACGACGAGGTCCGGGCGACCAAGGGCCCCCGCACCAACGTCAAGGAGCCGGGCATCCGCAAGGGCAGCGGGCAGGAGTGCGAGGTCCAGACGCCGCTCGAGGGCTTCGATGTCGCTGTCGGGCGCCACTTCGTCAAGAACGGCCGCGAGGTCGGCCGGGAGAACTTCACGACGCACTACACGCCGCGCGACGAGGTCGTCTGCACCCCGCAGGAGCAGGCCCCGGGCGCCGGCGAGCAGGAGGCGAAGCCCGCCGCCGAGGCGGCCGACGCCACCGAGGCCCACTGA